Within Staphylococcus sp. NRL 16/872, the genomic segment CTATGAACTTTTGCTTTAACGTTATTTTGTAAATGAATGAGTGGTTGGCTTTCATTAAGTGGCACTAATAGAATAACGAACAACAATAATAATGAAAATAAAAGAAACTTTTTAATAAGTCACACCTGCCACTTTAATAATTAACCTCTATCGCTATCCCCATTGAAGATTGAATTTCTTACAATCACATAATCTACTGTTGTTAATGACTTTAAATCTTTACCACCAGCATATGAAATTGAACTTTGGAGGTCTTGTTGCATTTCAACTAATGTATCTTTTAATGAACCTTTATGTTCTACAAACATTTTTTTACCTTCAACATTTTTGTGTTCACCTTTTTGAAATTCAGAAGCACTACCAAAATATTCTTTATAACGTTTACCTTCTAATTCAACAGTTTCACCTGGAGATTCTTCATGAGCTGCAAATAGTGATCCAATCATTACCATGCTTGCACCAAATCTAATAGATTTAGCAATGTCACCATGTGTTCTAATACCACCATCAGCAATAATTGGTTTGCGAGCAGCTTTACTACAAATATTTAATGCAGCTAATTGCCAACCACCTGTACCAAATCCTGTTTTAATTTTTGTAATACAAACTCTTCCAGGTCCAATACCTACTTTTGTAGCATCTGCGCCAGCATTTTCTAATTCTCTTACACCTTCAGGAGTTCCCACGTTACCTGCAATAACAAATGAATCAGGTAAATGTTTTTTAATATGTTTAATCATATTAATCACTGAATCTGAGTGTCCATGCGCTATATCAATAGTAATATATTCTGGAACTAATTCTTTTTCAGCTAATGCTTCAACAAATTGAAATTCATTTTTTTTAACACCTACAGAAATTGAAGCAAATAATCCTTTACCTTGCATTTTTTCGATAAATTGAATACGCCCCGCTTCATCAAAACGATGCATGATATAAAAATAATCATTTTCTGCAAACCATTCTGCAAGTTCTTCGTTCATAACTGTTTGCATATTTGCTGGTACAACAGGTAATTTAAAAGTCTTTGGTCCAAATTGAACCGTTGTGTCACATTCTGATCTGCTTTCTACAATACATTTATTTGGAATTAATTGGATATCTTCATAATCAAAAATTTTCATTTTATTTTATAGCCCCTATACAAATTAGTTTAACATTGAAAATACGAACAATTTACAAAACATTTACAAAAATCATTCATAATTTTCACCCTTATATACTTTACAACCTTTTAAATGTATTGTAAATGGACTAAAGTAGTACTTTTTAAAATAATTACCAACTTGATTTTTTTACACCCGGAATTTGTCCTTTATGTGCATGTTCTCTAAATGCAATACGAGACATTTCAAACTTTCTTAATACTCCTCTAGGTCTACCTGTCACTTTACATCTTCTTGTTAAACGTGTCGGTGATGAATCTCTTGGTAATTTTCTTAAAGCTTCATAATCACCTTTAGCTTTTAATTCTTTTCTTAATTCATAATATTGATTCACTAATTTTTCTCTTTTTATTTCTTTTGCAATCTTTGATTTTTTAGCCATAAATGATATCTCCTTTTATAAATCGTAATAATTACGTTTTATATATTAGCATATCTCTTATTATTTGCAAGTAAATTACAAAAGATTGAATAAAAAAACTGCTGACAAAATTTTTCTAACTTTGTCAACAGTCTTAGCTAAATAAAATATTTGAGCTTTTTAATACATTATCTTAAAATGTCGTATTTAAAAGATAAGGGATTATTTAGTCTCACGATGTAGCGTGTGTTTATTTAATCTTGGGCAATATTTCATCATTTCAATACGCTCAGGATTGTTACGTTTATTTTTAGTCGTAATATAGTTACGATCGCCACATTCTGTGCAAGCTAATGTTACATTAACGCGCATAGTTAACATCCTTTCTTGTCCAATTAGGAATTCTTACGATTTAAAATTATATCATAAGTACACATTATGCGCAATTAATATTAAAAATCTTGTTTGAAGTTTTCATATGTTTCATCTTCTGTTGTTTCTAAGTCAATATCATTAATATCAATGTCTAATGCTTTGGCAACGCCTCTACCATATTCTGGATCTGCTTTATAGCAATGACGAATATGTCTGCGTTTAACATCTTCTGTTACTCCATCCATTGCATTGGCTGTATTTTTAAAGATTCTCTCTTTAGCTGCATCTGATTGTAAACGGAATAACTTACCTGGTTGTTCGAAGTAATTATCATCATCTTGACGATAATTATATTCATAACCATCTCCATCTACAGGGAATGGTGGCTTTTTATATTCTGGTTGTGAATCATATACACCTTGATTATTTGGATAATAATGAGGACCACCACCTTGGTTACCATCAAGGAATCTCATTTGGCCATCACGACTAAATGGACATAAGTTTTCTACACCTACTCCTTTAGGTTGGTTAACCGGGATTTGCCAGTGGTTAACACCTAATCTATAACGCTGTGCGTCCCCATATGAGAATAAACGGCCTTGCAACATTTTATCAGGTGAGAAGTCTAAACCAGGTATAATGTTTGTAGGAGCAAATGCAGCCTGCTCTACTTCCATAAAGTAATTTTCAGGGTTACGATTTAATTCAAATTCCCCTACCTCAATTAAAGGATAATCTCCTTTATACCACACTTTAGTTAAGTCAAATGGATTATCGGGATGATTTTTAGCTTGTTCCTCAGTCATCACTTGGATATACATTTTCCATTTAGGATAATCTCCTCGTTCAATCGCATTATATAAATCGCGTTGAGAAGAGTCTCTGTCCATTCCTACAATTTCAGCTGCTTCATCATCTGTATAATTTTCAATACCTTGTTGAGTTCTAAAATGATATTTCACCCATACACGTTCACCTTTATCATTGTACATTGAATAAGTATGTGAACCAAATCCGTGCATGTTACGGAAACCTTTAGGCATACCTCTATCTGACATTAAGATTGTAACTTGATGTAGTGATTCTGGCACGCCTGTCCAGAAATCCCAGTTATTTTGTGGACTTCTCATATTAGTTCGTGGGTCACGTTTAACGGCACGATTTAAACTAATGAATAATTTTGGGTCTCTAAAGAAAAATACTGGTGTGTTATTACCTACTAAATCCCAGTTGCCATCTTCTGTATAAAATTTTAAAGCGAAACCGCGAATATCTCTCTCTAGGTCGGCAGCGCCTCGCTCACC encodes:
- a CDS encoding catalase; its protein translation is MSREEKKLTGLFGHPVSDRENSMTAGPRGPLLMQDIYYLEQMSHFDREVIPERRMHAKGSGAFGTFTVTNDITQYTSAKIFSEVGKQTEMFARFSTVSGERGAADLERDIRGFALKFYTEDGNWDLVGNNTPVFFFRDPKLFISLNRAVKRDPRTNMRSPQNNWDFWTGVPESLHQVTILMSDRGMPKGFRNMHGFGSHTYSMYNDKGERVWVKYHFRTQQGIENYTDDEAAEIVGMDRDSSQRDLYNAIERGDYPKWKMYIQVMTEEQAKNHPDNPFDLTKVWYKGDYPLIEVGEFELNRNPENYFMEVEQAAFAPTNIIPGLDFSPDKMLQGRLFSYGDAQRYRLGVNHWQIPVNQPKGVGVENLCPFSRDGQMRFLDGNQGGGPHYYPNNQGVYDSQPEYKKPPFPVDGDGYEYNYRQDDDNYFEQPGKLFRLQSDAAKERIFKNTANAMDGVTEDVKRRHIRHCYKADPEYGRGVAKALDIDINDIDLETTEDETYENFKQDF
- the rpmG gene encoding 50S ribosomal protein L33, with the protein product MRVNVTLACTECGDRNYITTKNKRNNPERIEMMKYCPRLNKHTLHRETK
- the rpsN gene encoding 30S ribosomal protein S14, producing the protein MAKKSKIAKEIKREKLVNQYYELRKELKAKGDYEALRKLPRDSSPTRLTRRCKVTGRPRGVLRKFEMSRIAFREHAHKGQIPGVKKSSW
- the guaC gene encoding GMP reductase — protein: MKIFDYEDIQLIPNKCIVESRSECDTTVQFGPKTFKLPVVPANMQTVMNEELAEWFAENDYFYIMHRFDEAGRIQFIEKMQGKGLFASISVGVKKNEFQFVEALAEKELVPEYITIDIAHGHSDSVINMIKHIKKHLPDSFVIAGNVGTPEGVRELENAGADATKVGIGPGRVCITKIKTGFGTGGWQLAALNICSKAARKPIIADGGIRTHGDIAKSIRFGASMVMIGSLFAAHEESPGETVELEGKRYKEYFGSASEFQKGEHKNVEGKKMFVEHKGSLKDTLVEMQQDLQSSISYAGGKDLKSLTTVDYVIVRNSIFNGDSDRG